A DNA window from Salarias fasciatus chromosome 23 unlocalized genomic scaffold, fSalaFa1.1 super_scaffold_20, whole genome shotgun sequence contains the following coding sequences:
- the LOC115383845 gene encoding ly6/PLAUR domain-containing protein 1-like, whose product MRPLAVAALLGFLLHAGAGLQIQCYQCEEMKHNDCSTPDYIVNCTVNVQDMCQKEVLVKPDGIHYRKSCASSGACLIASSGYQQFCTGRLNSVCISCCNTPLCNGPKRKRPAPTAAASRPRRKWPVHLAPPLLALLLLLT is encoded by the exons ATGCGCCCGCTCGCCGTCGCGGCTCTGCTCGGGTTCCTCCTGCACGCAG GAGCTGGTCTGCAGATCCAGTGTTACCAGTGTGAGGAGATGAAGCACAACGACTGTTCCACGCCGGACTACATCGTCAACTGTACCGTCAACGTGCAGGACATGTGTCAGAAGGAGGTGCTGGTCAAGCCTGATG GGATCCACTACAGGAAGTCGTGCGCCTCCTCGGGCGCGTGCCTCATCGCCTCCTCGGGCTACCAGCAGTTCTGCACCGGCAGGCTGAACTCGGTCTGCATCTCCTGCTGCAACACGCCGCTCTGCAACGGCCCCAAGAGGAAGCGCCCCGCCCcgaccgccgccgcctcgcgcCCGCGGAGGAAGTGGCCGGTTCACCTGGCGCCGCCCCTCctggcgctcctcctcctcctgacgtAG
- the LOC115383842 gene encoding actin-related protein 3 has protein sequence MAGRLPACVVDCGTGYTKLGYAGNTEPQFIIPSCIAIKESAKVGDQAQRRMMRGVDDLDFFIGDEAIDKPSYATKWPIRHGIVEDWDLMERFMEQVIFKYLRAEPEDHYFLLTEPPLNTPENREYTAEIMFESFNVPGLYIAVQAVLALAASWTSRQVGERTLTGTVIDSGDGVTHVIPVAEGYVIGSCIKHIPIAGRDITYFIQQLLREREVGIPPEQSLETAKAVKERFSYVCPDLVKEFNKYDTDGSKWIKQHTGVNAITKKEFTIDVGYERFLGPEIFFHPEFANPDFTQPISEVVDEVIQNCPIDVRRPLYKNIVLSGGSTMFRDFGRRLQRDLKRTVDARLKISEELSGGKLKPKPIDVQVITHHMQRYAVWFGGSMLASTPEFYQVCHTKKDYEEIGPSICRHNPVFGVMS, from the exons ATGGCTGGTCGGCTCCCGGCTTGTGTGGTGGACTGCGGCACGGG GTACACAAAGCTCGGCTATGCAGGAAACACAGAACCACAGTTTATTATTCCCTCAT GTATCGCCATCAAAGAGTCGGCCAAAGTGGGCGACCAGGCGCAGCGCCGCATGATGAGGGGCGTGGACGACCTGGACTTCTTCATTGGAGACGAAGCCATCGACAAACCCTCGTATGCAACAAAG TGGCCGATCCGTCACGGCATCGTGGAGGACTGGGACCTGATGGAGCGCTTCATGGAGCAGGTCATCTTCAAGTACCTGCGGGCAGAACCTGAAGACCACTACTTCCTGTTG acagaaCCTCCTCTCAACACGCCGGAGAACCGAGAGTACACAGCAGAGATCATGTTCGAGTCCTTCAACGTACCTGGGCTCTACATCGCCGTTCAG gccgTGCTGGCGCTAGCCGCTTCCTGGACTTCCCGACAGGTGGGCGAACGGACGCTGACGGGCACGGTGATCGACAGCGGAGACGGAGTGACTCACGTCATCCCGGTG GCCGAGggctacgtcatcggcagctgCATCAAGCACATCCCCATCGCTGGCCGAGACATCACCTacttcatccagcagctgctgagggAGCGGGAGGTGGGGATTCCCCCGGAGCAGTCTCTGGAGACCGCCAAGGCCGTCAAG GAGCGGTTCAGCTACGTCTGTCCGGACCTCGTCAAGGAGTTCAACAAGTACGACACAGACGGATCCAAGTGGATCAAACAGCACACCGGCGTCAACGCCATCACCAAGAAGGAGTTCACCATCGACGTGGGCTACGAGCGCTTCCTCGGCCCCGAGATCTTCTTCCACCCCGAG TTTGCCAACCCGGACTTCACGCAGCCCATCTCAGAGGTGGTGGACGAGGTGATCCAGAACTGCCCCATCGACGTCCGGCGCCCCCTCtacaag aacaTCGTGCTGTCTGGAGGCTCCACCATGTTCAGGGACTTCGGCCGGCGCCTGCAGAGGGACCTGAAGAGGACCGTGGACGCCCGGCTGAAGATCAGCGAGGAGCTGAGCGGTGGAAAGTTGAAG CCCAAGCCCATTGACGTGCAAGTCATCACCCACCACATGCAGAGGTACGCCGTCTGGTTCGGAGGATCGATGCTGGCTTCCACT cCGGAGTTTTACCAGGTCTGCCACACCAAGAAGGACTACGAGGAGATCGGTCCCAGCATCTGCCGCCACAACCCCGTGTTCGGGGTCATGTCgtag